The following are encoded together in the Mycolicibacterium arabiense genome:
- a CDS encoding SDR family oxidoreductase, whose product MQIEGSVAVITGAGSGIGRALAREFAAAGATVVAGDVSSGGVRDTAEQVRSAGGKAVGVVADAATTEGITSLVDVARAEFGPVDVFVVNAGIIGAPGLGDDEADWDRILDVNLRAHVRAAKVVVPEWLERGHGHFVAVASAAGLLTQVGAAGYSVTKHAAVGFAEWLSITYGDKGIGVSCVCPMGVDTPLLTGITESSDPAARMSAAAVRNAGEVVGPERVAELTVEAVRAGTFLVLPHPAVLDMYRQKGADYDRWLSGMRRYQASLGG is encoded by the coding sequence ATGCAGATCGAAGGCAGTGTCGCCGTCATCACGGGAGCAGGGTCCGGCATCGGCCGGGCGTTGGCGCGGGAGTTCGCCGCGGCCGGGGCCACGGTGGTCGCCGGTGACGTCTCCTCCGGTGGCGTACGGGACACCGCGGAGCAGGTCCGATCCGCGGGCGGCAAGGCCGTCGGCGTGGTGGCCGACGCCGCGACGACCGAGGGCATCACCAGCCTGGTCGACGTGGCACGTGCCGAGTTCGGACCGGTCGACGTGTTCGTCGTCAACGCCGGGATCATCGGTGCGCCCGGCCTCGGTGACGACGAGGCCGACTGGGATCGCATCCTCGACGTCAACCTGCGGGCGCACGTGCGGGCGGCGAAGGTGGTCGTGCCCGAGTGGCTGGAGCGCGGCCACGGCCACTTCGTCGCGGTTGCATCAGCGGCGGGCCTGCTGACCCAGGTCGGCGCGGCGGGCTACTCGGTGACCAAGCACGCCGCGGTCGGATTCGCCGAGTGGTTGTCGATCACGTACGGCGACAAGGGCATCGGGGTTTCGTGCGTCTGCCCCATGGGTGTCGACACCCCCTTGCTCACCGGCATCACCGAGTCGTCGGACCCCGCTGCGCGGATGTCTGCGGCAGCCGTCCGCAACGCAGGCGAGGTGGTGGGTCCCGAGCGCGTCGCGGAACTCACCGTCGAGGCGGTGCGCGCCGGGACGTTCCTCGTCTTGCCGCATCCGGCAGTGCTCGACATGTATCGACAGAAGGGTGCCGACTACGACCGCTGGCTGTCCGGGATGCGGCGGTATCAGGCCAGTCTTGGGGGCTGA
- a CDS encoding NAD-dependent succinate-semialdehyde dehydrogenase — translation MTATTARVASAHPSIASISTGLLIGGQWREAADGRVFDVENPATGEVLASVADASPADGDDALAAAVGAQAAWARTAPRHRSEILRRAYELVMERQDWLAEVMTLEMGKPLAEARGEVAYAAEFLRWFSEEAVRVSGDHSTTGDGANRIIVTREPVGPCVLITPWNFPLAMGTRKVAPAIAAGCTMVLKPAPQTPLSSLALAAILQESGLPDGVLNVVNTTDAATVVGRWMASGKARKVSFTGSTGVGKILLRQAAETVMRSSMELGGNAPFIVCADADVDTAVDGAMAAKMRNMGEACTAANRMYVHRDVADEFSERLAARMAALKVGNGLDDETDVGPLIDSAGRTKVQRLVDDALQRGATALTGGRLPDGPGYFYPPTVLADVSSDSDLMTTEVFGPVAPIIPFDDEDEVISRANDTDWGLVGYVFTQDIDRALDLSERLEVGMVGVNTGVVSNPAAPFGGVKQSGLGREGGKVGIDEFLEYKYLAVPRRRGR, via the coding sequence ATGACCGCAACGACCGCCCGTGTCGCCTCGGCTCACCCCTCCATCGCCTCGATCTCCACCGGACTGCTGATCGGTGGGCAGTGGCGAGAAGCCGCCGACGGACGCGTCTTCGACGTGGAGAACCCGGCCACGGGTGAGGTGTTGGCATCCGTTGCCGACGCCTCCCCGGCCGACGGGGACGACGCGTTGGCGGCTGCGGTAGGGGCGCAGGCCGCGTGGGCGCGGACCGCGCCGAGGCACCGCAGTGAGATCTTGCGCCGCGCCTACGAATTGGTGATGGAGCGGCAGGACTGGCTGGCGGAGGTGATGACGTTGGAGATGGGCAAGCCCCTTGCCGAGGCGAGGGGTGAGGTGGCCTACGCCGCGGAGTTCCTGCGGTGGTTCTCCGAAGAAGCGGTCCGCGTCTCGGGTGACCACTCCACCACCGGGGACGGCGCGAATCGGATCATCGTGACCCGCGAACCCGTCGGCCCCTGCGTGCTCATCACTCCGTGGAACTTTCCACTGGCCATGGGGACGCGCAAGGTCGCACCCGCGATCGCCGCCGGATGCACGATGGTGCTCAAGCCGGCACCGCAGACTCCGTTGAGTTCGTTGGCCTTGGCGGCGATCCTGCAGGAGAGCGGACTGCCCGACGGCGTCCTCAACGTCGTCAACACCACCGACGCGGCAACCGTGGTGGGTCGTTGGATGGCCAGCGGCAAGGCCCGCAAGGTGAGTTTCACCGGCTCCACGGGCGTGGGCAAGATCCTGCTGCGCCAAGCCGCGGAGACGGTGATGCGTTCGTCGATGGAACTGGGCGGCAACGCGCCGTTCATCGTCTGCGCGGACGCCGACGTCGACACAGCCGTCGACGGTGCGATGGCAGCCAAGATGCGCAACATGGGCGAGGCGTGCACGGCGGCCAATCGCATGTACGTCCACCGTGACGTCGCCGATGAGTTCTCCGAGCGGCTCGCGGCTCGAATGGCGGCATTGAAGGTGGGCAACGGACTCGACGACGAGACCGACGTGGGGCCGCTGATCGACTCGGCCGGGCGCACGAAGGTGCAGCGGCTCGTCGACGATGCATTGCAGCGCGGCGCAACGGCACTCACGGGCGGTCGTCTGCCGGACGGACCGGGATACTTCTACCCGCCGACCGTCCTGGCGGACGTGTCCAGTGACTCCGACTTGATGACCACCGAGGTCTTCGGGCCGGTGGCTCCGATCATCCCCTTCGACGACGAAGACGAGGTGATCAGCCGCGCCAACGACACCGATTGGGGTCTGGTGGGTTACGTGTTTACTCAAGACATCGACCGTGCGCTCGACCTCAGTGAGCGTCTCGAAGTAGGCATGGTGGGCGTGAACACCGGAGTGGTGTCCAACCCTGCCGCACCGTTCGGTGGGGTGAAGCAGTCCGGTCTGGGACGGGAGGGCGGCAAGGTCGGCATCGACGAGTTTCTCGAATACAAGTACCTTGCGGTGCCTCGCCGTCGAGGCCGCTGA
- a CDS encoding uridine kinase family protein, with protein MNVDDEPTITEWTDSTYPEVLTMLSANPRQPGIVLIGVDGRSGSGKSTFAAQLARTRAGVAVVHTDDIAWHHSFFDWHELLVDGVLSPLRRDGPPIRYRPPAWDVRGRSGSVDVPADTNVVLVEGVGSCRRELQPWFDATVWVQSDPDLAYRRVVARGDDPIEFVDEWTAREVPFLASDRPWARATVIASGETSSYADEGGQPMPYCAIFR; from the coding sequence GTGAACGTCGACGACGAGCCGACCATCACCGAGTGGACGGACTCGACGTACCCCGAGGTGTTGACGATGCTGTCGGCCAACCCTCGGCAGCCGGGGATCGTGCTGATCGGCGTCGACGGGCGCAGCGGGTCCGGCAAGTCCACGTTCGCAGCGCAGTTGGCCAGGACACGTGCGGGCGTCGCGGTGGTCCACACCGACGACATCGCCTGGCACCACTCGTTCTTCGACTGGCATGAACTCTTGGTCGACGGAGTGCTGTCGCCGTTGCGTCGTGACGGGCCGCCGATCCGCTACCGACCACCGGCGTGGGACGTTCGCGGCAGATCGGGCTCGGTCGACGTACCGGCTGACACCAACGTGGTGCTCGTCGAAGGCGTCGGCTCCTGCCGCAGGGAACTCCAGCCGTGGTTCGATGCGACGGTGTGGGTGCAATCCGATCCAGACCTGGCCTACCGTCGCGTCGTCGCCCGAGGTGACGATCCCATCGAGTTCGTCGACGAGTGGACGGCTCGGGAAGTTCCCTTCCTCGCGAGCGATCGGCCCTGGGCGCGAGCGACGGTGATCGCATCGGGGGAGACATCGTCGTACGCCGACGAAGGCGGTCAACCGATGCCGTACTGCGCGATCTTCCGGTAG
- a CDS encoding MMPL/RND family transporter, whose translation MSTQRIPDFIRRFSVLIALFWLCLAVLTNVFVPQLETVAEAHNVSLSPQDSPSLQASKRIGKVFDEFDSDSSAMIVLEGDQPLGADAHHYYDGLVHRLTQDTKHVQHVQDFWGDPLTAAGSQSSDGKAALVQLYLAGNQGESLANESVDAVRAVVDQTPPPPGITAYVTGAAPLVTDQFEVGRQGTLKTTLITLGVIAVMLFWIYRRLTTVFLVIFTVMIELTASRGVVAVLANAGIIELSTYSTNLLTLLVIAAGTDYAIFLLGRFHEARLTGHDRVTAFNSMYHGTAHIILGSGLTIAGAVLCLTFTRLPYFQSLGIPAGIGVLVAVVAALTLAPALLVIGRHFGLFEPSRPMRTRGWRRVGTAIVRWPGPILVATIAIALIGLLALPNYTTSYDARPYLPADAPANVGYTAAERHFSQARLNPELLMIDADHDLRNPTDMILLERVAKAVFHSDGIAQVQSITRPLGTPLDHTSIPFQISASSASQINNLPFQQARGSDLLKQVDVINDSIEVLRQQYSLQQQSSAVTDEQTKAFQNTVATAQDLRDKIANFDDFFRPIRNYFYWEPHCYDIPICWALRSLFDALDGINDLTDQLADVASSIAKLDELQPKLLALIPPQIASQQANRDLTLTNYATTSGINDQTAAALQNSTALGQAYDASKTDDSFYLPPEAFTNPEFQRGLKLFLSPDGKAARLIITHEGDPATPEGISHVDAMRHAAQGAVKGTPLAGSKIFIAGTAATYKDIQDGAKYDLMIAGIAALSLILLVMMFITRSIVAAFVIVGTVALSLGASFGLSVLIWQDILGIQLFWIVQALAVILLLAVGSDYNLLLISRLKEEIGAGLNTGIIRAMAGSGAVVTAAGLVFAATMASFVFADLRILGQIGTTIALGLLFDTLIVRSFMTPAIAALLGRWFWWPLKVRPRPAGRMPKPYGSRESARQLLLWEDGDPAVAATPSRPER comes from the coding sequence ATGAGCACCCAACGCATTCCGGACTTCATCCGACGGTTCTCGGTGCTCATAGCGCTGTTCTGGCTGTGCTTGGCCGTTCTCACGAACGTCTTCGTCCCGCAGTTGGAGACCGTTGCCGAAGCGCACAACGTCTCGCTCAGCCCGCAGGACTCGCCGTCACTGCAGGCCAGCAAGCGGATCGGCAAGGTGTTCGACGAGTTCGACTCCGACAGCTCGGCCATGATCGTCCTGGAAGGCGATCAACCGCTTGGCGCCGACGCCCACCACTACTACGACGGCCTGGTTCACCGACTCACCCAGGACACCAAGCACGTTCAGCACGTCCAGGATTTCTGGGGGGACCCGCTGACCGCGGCCGGCTCGCAGAGTTCCGACGGCAAGGCGGCGCTGGTCCAGCTCTACCTGGCAGGCAATCAGGGCGAGTCGTTGGCCAACGAGTCCGTCGACGCGGTTCGCGCAGTCGTCGATCAGACGCCACCGCCGCCGGGCATCACGGCCTACGTCACCGGCGCGGCCCCGCTGGTCACCGACCAGTTCGAGGTGGGCCGCCAAGGCACCCTGAAGACGACCTTGATCACCCTCGGGGTGATCGCCGTGATGCTGTTCTGGATCTACCGTCGCCTGACCACGGTGTTCCTCGTGATCTTCACGGTGATGATCGAGCTGACCGCGTCTCGCGGTGTCGTGGCGGTGCTCGCGAACGCGGGCATCATCGAGCTGTCGACGTATTCGACCAATCTGCTGACGCTTCTGGTCATCGCCGCTGGAACCGACTACGCGATCTTCCTCCTCGGACGGTTCCACGAAGCGCGTTTGACCGGGCACGATCGCGTGACTGCGTTCAACTCCATGTACCACGGGACCGCGCACATCATCCTGGGCTCCGGCCTGACGATCGCCGGGGCGGTGCTCTGCCTCACCTTCACCCGGCTGCCGTACTTCCAGAGTCTCGGCATTCCCGCGGGCATCGGCGTGCTCGTCGCAGTGGTTGCGGCGTTGACGTTGGCACCGGCGCTGCTGGTGATCGGTCGCCACTTCGGGCTGTTCGAGCCCAGTCGTCCGATGCGTACCCGCGGCTGGCGTCGCGTCGGAACGGCGATCGTCCGCTGGCCGGGCCCCATCCTGGTGGCGACGATCGCAATCGCCCTCATAGGTCTGCTGGCGCTCCCGAACTACACGACGAGCTACGACGCCCGCCCCTATCTGCCCGCGGACGCCCCTGCGAACGTTGGCTACACCGCTGCGGAGCGGCACTTCTCGCAGGCCCGGCTCAACCCCGAATTGCTGATGATTGACGCCGACCACGACCTGCGCAACCCCACCGACATGATCCTGTTGGAGCGCGTCGCGAAGGCGGTCTTCCACTCCGACGGGATTGCGCAGGTGCAGTCGATCACCCGGCCACTGGGCACGCCCCTGGACCACACGTCGATCCCGTTCCAGATCAGCGCCAGCAGCGCATCGCAGATCAACAACCTGCCCTTCCAGCAGGCCCGCGGCAGCGACCTGCTCAAACAGGTGGACGTCATAAACGACTCGATCGAGGTTCTCCGGCAACAGTATTCGCTACAACAGCAATCCAGCGCCGTCACCGATGAGCAGACCAAGGCATTCCAGAACACGGTCGCCACTGCCCAGGATCTACGGGACAAGATCGCCAACTTCGACGACTTCTTCCGACCGATCCGCAATTACTTCTACTGGGAACCCCATTGCTACGACATCCCGATCTGCTGGGCGCTGCGGTCGCTCTTCGACGCACTCGACGGCATCAACGATCTGACCGACCAACTGGCCGACGTGGCGAGCAGCATCGCCAAACTCGATGAACTGCAACCGAAGCTGCTGGCTCTGATCCCGCCGCAGATCGCGAGTCAGCAGGCCAACCGCGACCTGACGCTGACCAATTACGCGACCACCTCCGGCATCAACGACCAGACCGCGGCGGCACTGCAGAACTCGACCGCCCTGGGCCAGGCGTACGACGCGTCGAAGACCGATGACTCGTTCTACCTACCGCCAGAGGCGTTCACGAACCCCGAGTTCCAGCGCGGGCTGAAGCTCTTCCTCTCGCCGGACGGCAAGGCCGCCCGCCTGATCATCACGCACGAGGGCGATCCCGCTACGCCCGAGGGCATTTCGCACGTCGACGCCATGAGGCATGCCGCGCAGGGAGCCGTGAAGGGCACGCCGCTGGCCGGTTCCAAGATCTTCATCGCGGGCACCGCGGCCACCTACAAGGACATCCAGGACGGGGCCAAGTACGACCTGATGATCGCCGGGATCGCGGCGCTCAGCCTGATTCTGCTCGTCATGATGTTCATCACCCGGAGCATCGTCGCCGCATTCGTCATCGTCGGTACGGTGGCGCTGTCGCTGGGTGCGTCGTTCGGGCTGTCGGTACTGATATGGCAGGACATCCTCGGCATTCAACTGTTCTGGATAGTGCAGGCACTCGCCGTAATCCTGCTGTTGGCGGTCGGTTCCGACTACAACCTGCTGTTGATCTCCCGGTTGAAGGAGGAGATCGGCGCGGGCCTGAACACCGGCATCATTCGCGCGATGGCCGGTTCCGGCGCGGTGGTGACTGCGGCGGGTCTGGTGTTCGCGGCCACCATGGCATCCTTCGTCTTCGCGGATCTGCGAATTCTGGGCCAGATCGGAACCACCATCGCCCTCGGCCTGCTGTTCGACACGCTGATCGTGCGCTCGTTCATGACCCCGGCCATCGCCGCGCTGCTAGGCCGGTGGTTCTGGTGGCCGCTGAAGGTGCGTCCGCGCCCGGCCGGCCGAATGCCGAAGCCGTACGGGTCGCGCGAATCGGCCCGTCAGCTCCTGCTGTGGGAGGACGGCGACCCAGCAGTAGCCGCGACACCGTCGCGCCCGGAGCGGTGA
- a CDS encoding HNH endonuclease signature motif containing protein, with the protein MYVRIMQADGVREAVAGLLAAYDALADLSVDLLSRNEIVAALDGLETLSSQLPTQRHRLLARLQAETTSREMGAKSWNEVLRTRWRLSSSEASRRLSEAADLGPRQSLTGEALEPVLPAVAAAQAAGAITAEHVKVLRETMAKMPAWVDPVTRDQVEVDLVRIAITVGPKDLRDSADLRLFLLDQDGPEPDHTEPERSRGADMGPQGRDGMTTFTARLTPEAAAVFEPLLAKYAAPGMCNPDDPEPCTSGTPTQAQIDADHRTLAQRQHDALVVIGRIALMSGDLGQLNGLPVSVIVRTTLQDLESRAGIGVTGGGTKVPISDVVRMGAHANHYLAVFDRATGSALELFRARRTASPAQRLMLIARDGGCTKPGCTVGAYGCQVHHAVTDWARGGNTNVDEMALACGADNRLVGDGGFTTTITARGDVEWQPPPGLDHGQARLNYHHRPELLLRPGEDEPEQGNAGESRPPPEDRAA; encoded by the coding sequence ATGTATGTTCGAATCATGCAGGCGGACGGAGTGCGGGAGGCGGTCGCGGGATTGCTCGCGGCCTACGACGCGCTGGCAGACCTGTCCGTTGATCTGTTGAGCCGCAACGAGATCGTTGCGGCATTGGACGGCTTGGAGACGCTGAGCAGCCAGCTGCCGACCCAACGGCACCGGTTGCTCGCGCGCCTGCAGGCCGAGACGACGTCACGGGAGATGGGTGCGAAGTCCTGGAACGAGGTCCTACGCACCCGGTGGCGGTTGAGTTCCAGTGAAGCCAGTCGCCGGCTGTCAGAGGCCGCCGACCTCGGACCGCGGCAGAGCTTGACCGGGGAGGCGCTCGAGCCGGTGCTACCCGCGGTCGCGGCCGCACAGGCAGCCGGCGCGATCACCGCCGAGCACGTCAAAGTGCTGCGCGAGACGATGGCCAAGATGCCGGCGTGGGTCGACCCGGTCACGCGCGACCAGGTCGAGGTCGACCTGGTCCGGATCGCGATCACGGTGGGCCCGAAGGACCTACGCGACTCGGCCGACCTGCGGCTGTTCCTGCTCGACCAAGACGGCCCCGAACCAGACCACACCGAACCCGAACGGTCCCGCGGTGCCGACATGGGCCCGCAGGGCCGGGACGGCATGACCACCTTCACCGCCCGGTTGACCCCGGAGGCGGCGGCGGTGTTCGAACCCCTGCTGGCCAAGTACGCCGCACCCGGGATGTGCAATCCCGACGACCCCGAACCCTGCACCTCCGGCACCCCGACCCAGGCCCAGATCGACGCCGATCACCGCACTCTGGCTCAACGCCAGCACGACGCCCTGGTGGTGATCGGGCGGATCGCCTTGATGAGTGGGGATCTCGGCCAGCTCAACGGCTTGCCGGTGTCGGTGATCGTCCGTACCACCCTTCAGGATCTCGAGTCCCGCGCCGGGATCGGGGTCACCGGCGGCGGCACCAAGGTGCCGATCTCCGACGTCGTGCGGATGGGTGCGCATGCCAACCACTATCTTGCGGTGTTCGACCGCGCGACCGGGTCGGCACTCGAGTTGTTCCGGGCCCGGCGGACCGCCTCCCCTGCCCAGCGGCTGATGTTGATCGCCCGCGACGGCGGCTGCACCAAACCCGGCTGCACCGTGGGCGCCTACGGCTGCCAGGTCCACCACGCCGTCACCGACTGGGCCCGCGGCGGCAACACCAATGTCGACGAGATGGCGCTGGCCTGCGGAGCGGACAACCGCCTCGTGGGCGATGGCGGCTTCACCACCACCATCACCGCCCGGGGCGACGTGGAATGGCAGCCGCCACCCGGACTCGACCACGGCCAAGCACGGCTCAACTACCACCACCGCCCAGAACTGTTGCTCCGACCGGGCGAGGACGAACCCGAGCAAGGCAACGCTGGCGAATCTCGCCCGCCGCCCGAGGATCGCGCGGCCTGA
- a CDS encoding class I SAM-dependent methyltransferase, giving the protein MSKTTEAGRVLAAEWDGRYTGWSMETPAAEPNPALLAEAAQLRPGRALDIGCGLGSDAIWLAARGWDVTALDVSQVALDRAATRAEQAGVSVAWQQSRLEDAAVPPRGFDLVTAHYPALLHSEGRDAERALLASVAVGGTLLVVHHADVDVETAKAHGFDPADYLDHDDVAALFDDTWEVRIERGRLRGRPAGSEGQHTHDDVLVARRLRRALSDAPADPAAPA; this is encoded by the coding sequence ATGTCCAAGACAACGGAAGCCGGTCGGGTCCTCGCTGCCGAGTGGGATGGGCGATACACCGGCTGGTCGATGGAAACGCCAGCGGCCGAACCGAATCCGGCCCTACTGGCGGAGGCGGCGCAACTGCGGCCAGGCCGGGCGCTGGACATCGGATGTGGTCTCGGCTCCGACGCCATCTGGTTGGCCGCTCGGGGCTGGGACGTCACGGCGCTCGACGTATCCCAGGTCGCCCTGGATCGCGCAGCCACCCGCGCCGAACAGGCAGGAGTGAGCGTCGCGTGGCAGCAGTCCCGGCTGGAGGACGCCGCGGTGCCGCCCCGGGGCTTCGACCTGGTGACGGCGCACTATCCGGCGTTGTTGCACTCCGAGGGTCGCGACGCCGAGCGTGCGCTGCTGGCGTCGGTCGCGGTCGGGGGAACGCTGCTCGTCGTGCACCACGCCGACGTCGACGTGGAGACCGCCAAGGCGCACGGCTTCGACCCCGCTGACTACCTCGACCATGACGACGTGGCCGCACTGTTCGACGACACCTGGGAGGTTCGGATCGAACGAGGCCGGCTCCGCGGCAGGCCGGCCGGTTCCGAGGGCCAGCACACGCACGACGACGTCCTTGTCGCGCGCCGTCTGCGTCGTGCTCTCAGCGATGCGCCAGCCGATCCCGCAGCGCCCGCCTGA
- a CDS encoding helix-turn-helix domain-containing protein produces the protein MAAAARELGMSRATLYRKIAQYGIG, from the coding sequence ATGGCCGCCGCCGCCCGCGAACTCGGGATGAGCAGGGCGACGCTCTACCGGAAGATCGCGCAGTACGGCATCGGTTGA
- a CDS encoding hemerythrin domain-containing protein, translating into MADIIDLIYADHDWLRRQFFRLDDARTSPELAAIWGQLSDRLDAHAEAEETVFYPALLKHGGHDDPGNPEGDPEDETEDAITDHNSIRDAVRRSRGLAPGSEEWFEAVFEARKENGEHLDEEEREAMPDFIKSASLELRHELGMRWLQFYAEHDTTKGIDNTDKDADAYIEEHG; encoded by the coding sequence ATGGCCGACATCATCGACCTCATCTACGCCGACCACGACTGGCTTCGACGGCAGTTCTTCCGGCTCGACGACGCGAGGACCAGCCCGGAACTCGCTGCGATCTGGGGTCAACTCAGCGACCGCCTCGACGCGCACGCCGAGGCCGAGGAGACCGTCTTCTACCCCGCGCTGCTCAAGCACGGCGGTCACGACGACCCCGGCAATCCGGAGGGCGATCCCGAGGACGAGACGGAGGACGCGATCACCGACCACAACTCGATCCGCGATGCCGTCCGGCGATCCCGTGGGCTGGCCCCGGGCAGCGAGGAGTGGTTCGAAGCGGTCTTCGAGGCGCGCAAGGAGAACGGCGAGCACCTCGACGAGGAGGAACGCGAGGCGATGCCGGACTTCATCAAGAGCGCCTCACTGGAACTTCGCCACGAACTCGGCATGCGGTGGCTGCAGTTCTACGCCGAGCACGACACGACCAAGGGCATCGACAACACCGACAAGGACGCCGACGCCTACATCGAGGAACACGGCTGA
- a CDS encoding MmpS family transport accessory protein, which translates to MQGVSIGRRIGRRWMILTAVAVVAVAGFAVYRLHAVFASQDVTSTPSGSDSDIVPFNPKHVVLEVFGPPGTVATITYLDVNAQPQRADAVPLPWAYDTTTTQPAVFVNVAAQGDSDSIGCRIRIDDVVKDERSVNTLNAYTYCLDKSG; encoded by the coding sequence ATGCAGGGGGTTTCGATAGGCCGTCGAATCGGTCGTCGATGGATGATCCTGACGGCGGTGGCCGTGGTCGCCGTGGCCGGATTCGCCGTGTACCGGTTGCACGCCGTCTTTGCCTCGCAGGACGTCACGTCCACGCCCAGCGGCTCTGACAGCGACATCGTTCCCTTCAACCCCAAGCACGTGGTCCTGGAGGTCTTCGGCCCACCGGGCACGGTCGCGACCATCACGTACCTCGACGTGAACGCACAGCCACAGCGCGCCGACGCAGTTCCGCTGCCATGGGCGTACGACACGACGACCACGCAGCCGGCTGTCTTCGTCAACGTCGCGGCCCAGGGAGACAGCGACTCGATCGGCTGCCGGATACGGATCGATGACGTAGTCAAGGACGAGCGATCGGTGAACACCTTGAACGCCTACACCTACTGCCTGGACAAGTCCGGATGA